A single genomic interval of Oreochromis aureus strain Israel breed Guangdong linkage group 12, ZZ_aureus, whole genome shotgun sequence harbors:
- the LOC120443137 gene encoding granzyme K-like translates to MSCLRNFSVFVSCMFLFIIQPGHGSEIIRGKEVEPHSLPFMAHVRSERAMCGGTLIHPQWVLTAAHCTDMILVILGAHSLRKVEVDSWQVREVEKRFPRPGYYSAFKGNDLMLLKLKEPVILTKAVKPLQLNNIVRDPPPGSKCMVAGWGVTENNQISDVLLSVNVTVVSRHTCNSGHYYNGNPVITKGMICAGANSLDEGDTCRGDSGGPLLCNGALVGVTSFGPKDCGNNFPGVYSFLSVKQLYWIKNTMRFSEML, encoded by the exons ATGTCCTGCCTGAGGAATTTCAGTGTTTTCGTCTCATGCATGTTTCTCTTCATCATCCAGCCAG gtcatGGCTCTGAGATTATTAGAGGGAAAGAAGTTGAGCCACACTCACTGCCTTTCATGGCTCATGTGAGAAGTGAACGAGCTATGTGTGGCGGGAcattaatccatccacaatGGGTCCTGACAGCTGCCCACTGCACTGA TATGATTCTAGTGATACTGGGAGCGCACTCCCTCAGGAAAGTGGAAGTTGATTCTTGGCAGGTCAGAGAGGTTGAGAAACGATTTCCTCGTCCTGGCTATTACAGTGCATTCAAGGGCAATGACCTCATGTTGCTCAAG ctTAAGGAACCAGTGATACTAACCAAGGCAGTGAAACCCCTCCAACTGAACAACATTGTCAGAGACCCTCCACCTGGAAGCAAGTGTATGGTGGCTGGATGGGGAGTAACTGAAAACAACCAAATATCAGATGTTCTCCTGTCTGTCAATGtcactgtggtcagcagacaTACATGCAACTCTGGTCATTATTACAACGGAAACCCTGTTATCACCAAGGGCATGATATGTGCTGGTGCAAATAGTTTAGATGAGGGTGATACATGTAGG GGGGATTCTGGAggtccactgctgtgtaatggaGCGCTGGTTGGGGTCACTTCATTTGGACCAAAGGATTGCGGCAACAATTTTCCTGGAGTCTACTCATTTCTCTCAGTGAAACAACTCTACTGGATCAAAAATACAATGAGGTTTTCTGAAATGTTATGA